Proteins encoded within one genomic window of Fragaria vesca subsp. vesca linkage group LG1, FraVesHawaii_1.0, whole genome shotgun sequence:
- the LOC101314798 gene encoding flavonoid 3'-monooxygenase-like, with the protein MELVSTSHVLTLVCLATLALLFNLVLFPRKEVLKSPPGPKPWLIIGNLNLIGPIPHQSLHKLSQTYGPIMHLKFGSHPVVIASSAEMAKQFLKHHDHVFASRPQTAAGKYLTYNYLDVTWAPYGDYWSQGRKIFITELFSSKRLESFEYIRVEEIRAFLSRLCALSGKPVILKEQISRLTLTTVSRIVLGKDYFSQTDIQTSVVTLKGFQDMLDELVSLSGVLNIGDWIPWLKFLDLQGYEKKMMDLKRKLDSFHDYILAEHKAKMKGVENFVPKDMVDLLLKLVDNPDLEVKLTLDGVKGFTQDLIAGGTDTSATNLEWAMSELIKQPHLIRNATEELDRVIGRERWVEEKDLENLPYIDAIMKETMRKHPVVSMLAPHLALEDCNVKGYHISKGTRVFVNTWSIGRDPLLWDAPEEFNPDRFLLRNKGIDVKGQSFELLPFGSGRRMCPGYGLGLKMIRCSLANMLHGFNWKLPQSMKLEDLSMEEVSGLSTPRKFPLVAVVEPRLPIHLY; encoded by the exons ATGGAACTGGTTTCCACTTCCCATGTTCTAACCTTAGTCTGTCTAGCAACTCTAGCCCTTCTCTTTAATCTCGTTTTATTTCCTCGAAAAGAAGTACTAAAATCTCCACCAGGTCCTAAACCATGGCTTATTATCGGCAACCTTAACCTCATTGGTCCAATCCCTCACCAAAGCCTTCACAAGCTATCCCAAACTTATGGACCAATAATGCATCTCAAGTTCGGTTCCCACCCAGTTGTCATTGCTTCCTCTGCAGAAATGGCAAAGCAATTTCTCAAACATCATGATCATGTCTTTGCCTCCAGACCCCAAACTGCAGCTGGTAAGTACCTCACTTACAACTACCTCGACGTCACTTGGGCGCCTTACGGTGACTATTGGAGCCAAGGCCGCAAGATTTTCATCACTGAGCTCTTCAGCTCGAAAAGACTAGAGTCTTTCGAGTACATTCGAGTCGAGGAGATTCGCGCTTTTCTGTCACGACTGTGTGCCTTGTCAGGGAAGCCGGTGATACTGAAAGAGCAAATCTCGCGCCTAACACTGACCACGGTGAGTAGGATTGTGTTGGGAAAGGATTACTTCAGCCAGACTGATATTCAGACCTCGGTTGTGACACTCAAAGGGTTTCAGGACATGTTAGATGAGTTAGTCTCGCTTAGCGGGGTTTTGAACATAGGGGACTGGATACCCTGGTTGAAGTTCTTGGACTTGCAAGGGTACGAGAAGAAAATGATGGACTTGAAGAGAAAGCTCGACAGCTTTCATGATTACATTCTTGCTGAACACAAGGCAAAGATGAAAGGAGTGGAGAATTTTGTGCCAAAGGACATGGTGGACTTACTCTTGAAGCTGGTTGATAATCCAGATCTTGAAGTTAAGCTCACACTAGATGGTGTCAAGGGATTTACACAG GATTTAATAGCGGGAGGAACGGATACATCTGCAACGAACTTGGAGTGGGCAATGTCTGAACTCATAAAACAACCACACCTCATCAGAAACGCAACCGAAGAGCTTGACAGAGTAATTGGGAGAGAGAGATGGGTGGAAGAGAAAGACTTGGAGAACCTGCCCTACATAGACGCAATCATGAAAGAGACAATGAGGAAGCACCCTGTTGTTTCAATGCTTGCACCACATCTAGCCCTTGAAGATTGCAACGTGAAAGGTTACCATATCAGTAAAGGTACTAGAGTGTTCGTAAATACATGGAGCATAGGGAGAGATCCTTTGTTATGGGATGCACCAGAGGAGTTTAATCCAGACAGGTTTTTACTGAGAAATAAGGGGATTGATGTCAAGGGACAAAGTTTTGAGCTGCTTCCATTTGGTTCGGGAAGGAGGATGTGCCCTGGTTATGGTCTAGGACTCAAAATGATCCGGTGTAGCTTGGCTAACATGTTACATGGTTTTAACTGGAAATTACCTCAGAGTATGAAGCTAGAAGATTTAAGTATGGAGGAAGTTTCTGGGTTGTCAACACCTCGGAAGTTCCCGCTTGTTGCAGTTGTGGAGCCTAGGCTCCCGATCCATCTTTATTAA
- the LOC101315093 gene encoding flavonoid 3'-monooxygenase-like has protein sequence MEASVSSAVLTLSWLFLLALVSKFFFSQLQKLKLKFPPGPKPWPIIGNLNLINGPLPHRSLHKLSQTYGPLMQLKFGSYPVVVASSAEMAKQFLKTLDHVFASRPRTAAGKYITYNYLNITSSPHGPYWRQGRKIFLSELFSSKRLESFAYIRVEETRAFISRLYALSGNPVMLKEQLSRLTLSIMTRSVMGKEYFREPEFQRSVMKLEEFQDMLDELFLLHGVFNIGDWIPWLEVLDLQGYVKRMKDLKKKSEPFYDYVLDEHKAASQGRKDYVAKDMVDSLLQLVDDPDLEVKLTVDSVKAFIQDLIAGGTDTSATTLEWAMSELIKQPNLIVRATEELDRVIGRDRWVEEDDIPQLPYIDAIMKETMRKHPVVVLLPPHLALEDCKVGGFDIRRGTRVFINTWSIGRDSSVWEAPEEFNPERFLGNKAIDVKGQSFELLPFGSGRRMCPGYSLGLKVIGSCLANMLHGFNWKLPENMKIEDLGMDEACGLVTHRKFSLVAVMEPRLPIHLY, from the exons ATGGAGGCTTCAGTTTCCTCGGCTGTTTTGACACTCTCATGGCTATTCCTTCTAGCCCTTGTATCAAAATTCTTCTTTTCCCAACTACAGAAACTGAAGCTGAAATTTCCACCCGGTCCAAAACCCTGGCCTATTATCGGCAACCTCAACCTCATCAATGGTCCTCTCCCTCATCGATCCCTTCACAAATTATCCCAAACTTATGGCCCTTTGATGCAGCTCAAGTTTGGCTCCTACCCTGTTGTAGTTGCTTCCTCTGCAGAAATGGCAAAACAGTTTCTGAAAACACTTGATCATGTCTTTGCCTCTAGACCACGAACTGCAGCAGGCAAGTATATCACTTATAACTACCTCAACATCACTTCGTCACCTCACGGTCCATATTGGCGTCAAGGCCGCAAGATCTTCCTCTCCGAGCTATTCAGCTCGAAAAGGCTAGAGTCCTTTGCGTACATCCGTGTTGAGGAAACTCGTGCTTTTATCTCACGACTGTATGCCTTGTCTGGAAATCCAGTCATGCTGAAAGAGCAACTCTCACGCCTAACTCTCAGCATTATGACTAGATCTGTGATGGGGAAGGAGTACTTTAGGGAGCCTGAGTTTCAGCGTTCGGTGATGAAGCTCGAGGAGTTTCAGGACATGTTAGATGAGTTGTTCTTGCTCCATGGGGTTTTCAATATCGGGGACTGGATACCGTGGCTAGAAGTTTTGGATTTGCAAGGGTACGTGAAGCGGATGAAAGACTTGAAGAAAAAATCGGAGCCATTTTATGATTATGTGCTTGACGAACACAAGGCAGCGAGTCAAGGAAGGAAGGATTATGTAGCAAAAGACATGGTGGATTCACTGTTGCAGCTTGTTGATGATCCTGATCTTGAAGTTAAGCTCACCGTTGACAGTGTCAAGGCATTCATCCAG GACTTAATTGCAGGAGGGACTGATACCTCAGCTACAACTTTGGAGTGGGCAATGTCTGAACTGATAAAACAACCTAACCTCATCGTACGGGCGACGGAAGAGCTCGACAGAGTAATTGGAAGAGACAGATGGGTAGAAGAGGACGACATTCCACAACTTCCTTATATCGACGCAATCATGAAAGAGACAATGAGGAAACACCCGGTGGTTGTTTTGCTTCCACCACATTTGGCTCTTGAAGATTGCAAAGTGGGTGGTTTTGATATTCGTAGAGGGACAAGAGTGTTCATAAACACATGGAGCATAGGGAGAGACTCCTCAGTGTGGGAAGCACCAGAAGAGTTCAACCCTGAGAGGTTTCTGGGAAACAAGGCAATCGATGTGAAGGGACAAAGTTTCGAATTGTTACCTTTTGGTTCAGGAAGGAGAATGTGCCCTGGTTATAGCCTTGGACTGAAGGTGATTGGGTCTTGCTTGGCCAACATGTTACATGGATTCAACTGGAAATTACCTGAAAATATGAAGATAGAAGATTTGGGGATGGATGAAGCTTGTGGATTGGTAACACATAGGAAGTTCTCACTTGTTGCAGTCATGGAGCCTCGGCTTCCAATCCATCTTTATTAA
- the LOC101315385 gene encoding flavonoid 3'-monooxygenase-like — protein MESLSWAISTLAVVIFATLTFLSKTLFPKSHKLNLKFPPGPKPWPIIGNLNLIGPLPHQSLHKLSQTYGPIMQLKFGSYPVVIASSPEMAKQISKTHDHVFASRPQTAAGKYTTYNYLNITWAPHGPYWRQGRKFYLSELFNSKRLDSFEYIRVEENRAFLSRLCALSGKPVTLKEHLSRLTLSIISRIVLGKKYFSVSESETSIVTLNEFQEMLDELFLLNGVLNIGDWIPWLELFDLQGYVKRMKALKKKFDRFHDHVFGEHRANKEGVKEYVPKDLVDVLLKLADDPNIEVKLNYDSVKGFTQDLIAGGTDTSATTVEWAMSELMKQPHLIEKATEELDRVIGRERWVEEKDIAQLPYIDAIMKETMRKHPVAVMLAPHLALEDCNVEGYDIRKGTRVFINTWSIGRNSSVWEAPEEFKPERFLGNTIDVKGHNYELLPFGSGRRMCPGYSLGLKLIRSSIANMLHGFNWKLPENMKPEDLSMDEVYGLATPRKFPLVAVVEPRLPNHLY, from the exons ATGGAGTCTCTTTCTTGGGCAATTTCGACGCTTGCAGTAGTAATCTTTGCTACTCTGACCTTCCTCTCAAAAACTCTCTTCCCCAAAAGCCACAAACTGAATCTGAAATTTCCACCCGGTCCAAAACCCTGGCCGATCATTGGCAACCTCAACCTCATTGGTCCTCTCCCTCATCAATCCCTTCACAAATTATCCCAAACTTATGGACCAATAATGCAGCTTAAGTTTGGCTCCTACCCGGTTGTTATTGCTTCATCTCCAGAAATGGCAAAGCAAATTTCAAAGACACATGATCATGTCTTTGCCTCCAGACCCCAAACTGCAGCCGGGAAATACACCACTTACAACTACCTCAACATCACTTGGGCACCTCACGGCCCATATTGGCGCCAAGGCCGCAAATTCTACCTCTCAGAGCTATTCAACTCCAAGAGACTAGACTCTTTCGAGTATATTCGTGTGGAGGAAAATCGCGCTTTCCTCTCGCGGCTGTGTGCCTTGTCAGGCAAGCCAGTCACCCTCAAGGAGCACCTCTCGCGCCTCACTCTCAGCATTATAAGTAGGATTGTGCTGGGGAAGAAGTACTTCAGTGTGTCGGAATCCGAGACTTCGATTGTGACACTTAACGAGTTCCAGGAGATGCTGGACGAGTTGTTCTTGCTTAATGGGGTGTTGAACATAGGGGATTGGATACCGTGGCTCGAGCTTTTCGACTTGCAAGGTTATGTGAAGCGTATGAAGGCATTGAAGAAAAAGTTCGACAGATTTCATGACCATGTTTTCGGTGAACACAGAGCAAACAAGGAAGGTGTGAAGGAGTATGTGCCAAAGGACTTGGTGGATGTACTGTTGAAGCTGGCTGATGATCCTAATATTGAAGTTAAGCTTAACTATGACAGTGTCAAAGGATTCACTCAG GATTTAATAGCAGGAGGCACAGATACCTCAGCTACCACTGTGGAGTGGGCAATGTCTGAACTCATGAAACAACCACACCTCATCGAAAAGGCGACCGAAGAGCTCGACAGGGTGATTGGGAGAGAGAGATGGGTGGAAGAGAAAGACATAGCACAGCTTCCTTACATAGATGCAATCATGAAAGAGACAATGAGGAAACACCCTGTTGCTGTAATGCTTGCACCACATCTGGCTCTTGAAGATTGTAATGTGGAAGGTTACGATATTCGTAAGGGGACGAGAGTGTTCATAAACACATGGAGCATAGGGAGAAACTCATCAGTGTGGGAAGCGCCAGAGGAGTTCAAACCGGAGAGGTTTCTAGGAAACACAATTGATGTGAAGGGACATAATTATGAGCTCCTGCCATTTGGTTCAGGAAGGAGGATGTGCCCTGGTTATAGCCTTGGACTGAAACTCATTCGGTCCAGCATAGCTAACATGCTGCATGGATTCAACTGGAAATTGCCTGAGAATATGAAACCGGAGGATTTGAGCATGGATGAAGTTTATGGCTTGGCAACACCAAGAAAGTTTCCACTTGTTGCAGTGGTAGAACCTAGGCTCCCAAACCATCTTTATTAA